Proteins from a genomic interval of Ralstonia wenshanensis:
- a CDS encoding methyl-accepting chemotaxis protein — MTIKAKLTTGFGVLAAIVVVVSGMSLRALSESTEGFSNYVHGISARADVANDVRTAVDRRAIAARNLVLVVTQKDLDLEKADVFQAHDDVKNKLNQLNDMIAGAKDTSDRARKLVEDINRVEAQYGPVATDIVGLALAGKRDEAIQKMDNECRPLLAALIKTTDAYATYTHERQEQLVQAYEAQYVMQRNLLAGLSIGAVLLAVIAGIIITRSITQPIRTAVDVARTVARGDLSSRIEVQGKDETSYLLSALRDMNGRLTEIVDKVRDSSTSVAGAAKQIAAGNADLSQRTEAQASSLQETAASMEELTSTVKQNADNAQHATALASTASEVALKGSTVVSQVVSTMQDISDRSSKIADITGIIEGIAFQTNILALNAAVEAARAGEQGRGFAVVASEVRSLAQRSSTAAKEIKELIASSVERIHDGSTLAGQAGETMTEVTQAVARVTHIMEEIAAASVEQKRGIEQVNQAISQMDEVTQRNAALVEEAAAASQSLQDQGQELNAAMSFFRVDPHAAHA, encoded by the coding sequence ATGACCATCAAAGCCAAGCTCACAACGGGCTTTGGCGTGCTGGCAGCCATTGTTGTCGTGGTATCGGGCATGTCGCTGCGGGCGCTGTCCGAATCGACGGAAGGGTTCTCGAACTACGTGCACGGCATCAGCGCCCGCGCAGATGTGGCAAACGACGTGCGCACGGCGGTGGATCGCCGCGCCATCGCCGCACGCAACCTGGTTCTCGTGGTCACGCAAAAAGACCTGGATCTGGAGAAGGCCGACGTCTTTCAGGCGCACGACGATGTGAAGAACAAGCTCAATCAGCTCAACGACATGATTGCGGGCGCCAAGGACACCAGCGACCGCGCCCGTAAGCTGGTGGAAGACATCAACCGCGTGGAAGCACAGTACGGCCCGGTGGCGACCGACATCGTCGGGCTGGCACTGGCGGGCAAACGCGACGAAGCCATCCAGAAGATGGACAACGAGTGCCGCCCGCTGCTGGCCGCCCTCATCAAGACCACCGACGCGTATGCCACGTACACGCACGAGCGCCAGGAGCAGCTCGTGCAGGCGTATGAGGCGCAGTACGTCATGCAGCGCAATCTGCTGGCCGGCCTGTCGATCGGCGCGGTGCTGCTGGCGGTGATTGCCGGGATCATCATCACGCGCTCGATCACGCAGCCAATCCGCACCGCTGTGGATGTCGCGCGGACGGTGGCACGCGGCGACCTGAGCAGCCGCATCGAGGTGCAAGGCAAGGATGAGACAAGCTACCTGCTCTCTGCCCTGCGCGACATGAACGGCCGCCTGACCGAGATCGTCGACAAGGTTCGCGACAGCAGCACCAGCGTGGCCGGCGCAGCCAAACAGATCGCGGCGGGCAATGCCGACCTGAGCCAACGCACGGAAGCACAGGCATCGTCGCTGCAGGAAACGGCAGCCAGCATGGAAGAGCTGACGTCCACCGTGAAGCAGAACGCCGACAACGCCCAGCACGCCACCGCGCTCGCCTCCACTGCGTCTGAAGTGGCGCTCAAGGGCAGCACGGTCGTCAGCCAGGTCGTATCGACCATGCAGGACATCAGCGACCGTTCGAGCAAGATCGCCGACATCACCGGCATCATCGAAGGCATCGCGTTCCAGACCAACATCCTCGCGCTGAATGCCGCCGTGGAAGCCGCACGCGCAGGCGAGCAGGGCCGCGGCTTTGCGGTGGTCGCCAGCGAGGTGCGCAGCCTGGCGCAACGCTCGTCAACGGCGGCCAAGGAGATCAAGGAACTGATCGCCTCGTCGGTAGAACGCATTCACGATGGCTCCACGCTGGCGGGCCAAGCTGGTGAGACCATGACGGAGGTCACGCAGGCCGTGGCCCGCGTCACGCACATCATGGAAGAAATTGCCGCCGCCTCGGTCGAGCAGAAGCGCGGCATTGAACAGGTCAACCAGGCGATCTCGCAAATGGATGAAGTCACGCAGCGCAATGCGGCGCTGGTGGAAGAAGCGGCAGCCGCATCGCAATCGCTGCAGGACCAGGGACAAGAGCTGAACGCTGCGATGTCCTTCTTCCGCGTCGATCCGCACGCTGCACACGCCTGA
- a CDS encoding (2Fe-2S)-binding protein has protein sequence MDLDVNHKPVSVDCDPATPLLWVLRDHLNLTGTKFGCGVAACGACTVHVDGTAVRSCVVPVAAVAGKHITTIEGLAGAEGKRHALQQAWIDEQVPQCGYCQSGMLMAAADLLAQHPDPSDADIDAAMTNICRCGTYPRMRAAIKRAAKALREARA, from the coding sequence ATGGATTTGGACGTCAACCACAAGCCGGTCAGCGTTGATTGCGACCCGGCCACGCCCCTGTTGTGGGTGCTGCGTGACCACCTGAACCTGACCGGTACGAAGTTCGGCTGCGGCGTTGCGGCATGCGGCGCCTGCACGGTGCACGTGGACGGCACGGCCGTGCGGTCCTGCGTGGTGCCGGTCGCGGCTGTCGCCGGCAAGCACATCACTACCATTGAGGGACTTGCCGGCGCCGAGGGCAAACGCCACGCGTTGCAACAAGCCTGGATAGATGAGCAGGTGCCCCAGTGCGGCTACTGCCAATCCGGCATGCTGATGGCCGCGGCGGACTTGCTTGCCCAACACCCCGATCCGAGCGATGCCGACATCGACGCGGCCATGACCAACATCTGCCGCTGCGGCACATATCCGCGCATGCGCGCCGCCATCAAGCGCGCCGCCAAGGCGTTGCGGGAGGCCCGCGCATGA
- a CDS encoding DUF7696 family protein, with translation MNRTVQDVEIAAAIDSDLLRRREQFVGQPAAWRVWSEAAHVATLNERARNAFIEHVANARGADIALRLLLKAQSIRDQVTQTLLTNETPATLH, from the coding sequence ATGAATCGCACCGTTCAAGACGTCGAAATTGCCGCTGCCATCGACTCGGACCTGCTCCGCCGCCGCGAGCAGTTTGTTGGTCAGCCCGCCGCGTGGCGGGTGTGGTCAGAAGCCGCTCATGTCGCCACATTGAATGAACGCGCACGTAACGCCTTTATCGAGCACGTGGCCAACGCCCGCGGTGCCGATATTGCCCTGCGCCTGCTGCTCAAAGCGCAGTCGATTCGCGATCAGGTTACGCAGACGCTGCTGACGAACGAGACGCCAGCCACGCTGCATTGA
- a CDS encoding xanthine dehydrogenase family protein molybdopterin-binding subunit: MNAKTTKPRSGRRRFLLGALGIGGALVVGWGVMPPRSRVGDPGVFPEHNGEIALNGWIKITPEGNVVLAMPRVEMGQGIHTALSMLAAEELDIPLSRVSIESSPVERIYGNVVAMGDSSLPLHPDSADKTWARALHWIMAKSAREIGLIITGGSSSTADGWQPVREAAATARAALVEAAAREWNVPAAQVSIREGQLIGPGGKQSTFGGMAKSARGISAPSNVTLKPASQYQLIGKPAPRNDLAAKTDGSARFSIDTRLPGMLYAAVVMCPVFGGKLKTFQSKAALGMPGVRYVVPFEGTAGGAPGVAVVADHYWRARQALATLEPVWDNGPHAKLDSAGIRQQLVSALDSDKGGFTYRSMGDGLKAFDKADGATIVEAEYTAPYLAHTTMEPINCTAQVTADGVHLWAPTQVATLAQLVAARAAGVSGDKVHIDIPLIGGGFGRRLESDFIGQAVTIATKTEGKPVQVIWSREEDVRHDFYRPQAIARLKARVENGKVMAIASRSAGQSILAGELDRLFGAPSVGIDRYTAEGLFDLPYEIEHEHIAHLAVDLPVPVGFWRSVGHSYNGFFMEGFLNDVAAAAKLDPLAMRRDLLKAHPRELKVLDTAAQAAGWGQPLAPAADGAPRARGIALHPSFGSVVAQVVEVSMKDGRPRVHRVVCAVDCGTVVNPGIVAQQMESAVIFGLTAALYGRIDIKNGQVVQSNFPDYPALKMAETPVIETHIVPSTAEPSGMGEVGVPPIAPAVAHAVAQLTGKPVRQLPMA; encoded by the coding sequence ATGAACGCGAAGACAACGAAACCGCGTAGCGGACGCCGCCGTTTCCTGCTCGGCGCGCTTGGCATTGGTGGCGCACTGGTGGTGGGTTGGGGCGTCATGCCGCCGCGCAGCCGCGTGGGCGATCCGGGCGTCTTCCCCGAGCACAACGGCGAGATTGCGCTGAACGGCTGGATCAAGATCACCCCCGAAGGCAATGTCGTGCTCGCGATGCCGCGTGTGGAGATGGGGCAGGGCATCCACACCGCGCTTTCGATGCTGGCGGCAGAAGAGCTGGACATTCCGCTCTCGCGCGTGAGCATCGAAAGCTCGCCCGTGGAGCGCATTTACGGCAACGTCGTCGCCATGGGCGACAGCTCGCTGCCGCTGCACCCCGATAGCGCCGACAAGACCTGGGCACGCGCACTGCATTGGATCATGGCCAAGAGTGCGCGCGAGATCGGCCTCATCATCACCGGTGGCAGCAGCAGCACCGCCGATGGCTGGCAGCCCGTGCGCGAGGCCGCCGCCACGGCGCGTGCAGCGCTGGTGGAGGCGGCAGCGCGCGAATGGAACGTGCCGGCTGCGCAAGTCAGCATCCGCGAAGGCCAGTTGATTGGCCCCGGCGGCAAGCAATCCACGTTTGGCGGCATGGCTAAGTCGGCGCGCGGTATTTCTGCGCCGTCCAATGTCACGCTCAAGCCGGCTTCGCAATACCAGTTGATCGGCAAGCCGGCGCCGCGCAATGACCTGGCGGCCAAGACAGATGGCAGCGCGCGCTTCTCTATCGACACGCGGCTGCCCGGCATGCTGTATGCCGCCGTCGTGATGTGCCCGGTGTTTGGCGGCAAGCTCAAGACCTTCCAATCGAAGGCCGCGCTTGGCATGCCGGGCGTGCGTTACGTGGTGCCGTTCGAGGGCACCGCCGGCGGCGCACCTGGCGTGGCAGTGGTGGCAGATCACTATTGGCGGGCGCGTCAGGCGCTGGCAACGCTGGAACCCGTGTGGGACAACGGCCCGCACGCCAAACTCGATTCCGCAGGCATTCGGCAGCAGCTTGTCAGCGCGCTCGACAGCGACAAGGGCGGCTTCACGTACCGCTCGATGGGCGATGGCCTGAAAGCCTTCGACAAGGCCGATGGTGCCACCATCGTCGAAGCGGAGTACACCGCGCCGTATCTCGCGCACACGACGATGGAGCCGATCAACTGCACTGCGCAGGTAACGGCGGACGGCGTGCATCTCTGGGCGCCCACGCAGGTCGCCACGCTCGCGCAACTGGTGGCGGCGCGCGCGGCGGGTGTCAGCGGCGACAAGGTGCATATCGACATCCCGCTGATCGGCGGCGGCTTCGGGCGGCGGCTGGAATCGGATTTCATCGGCCAGGCCGTCACCATCGCCACCAAGACCGAAGGCAAGCCCGTGCAGGTCATCTGGTCGCGTGAAGAGGACGTTCGCCACGACTTTTATCGCCCGCAGGCCATCGCACGGCTCAAGGCGCGTGTCGAGAACGGCAAGGTTATGGCGATCGCATCACGCAGCGCCGGACAATCGATTCTGGCGGGTGAGCTGGATCGCCTGTTCGGCGCGCCGTCGGTGGGTATCGACCGCTACACCGCCGAAGGCCTGTTCGATCTGCCGTACGAAATCGAGCACGAGCACATTGCGCACCTGGCAGTCGATCTGCCGGTTCCCGTGGGGTTCTGGCGCAGCGTGGGGCACTCGTACAACGGGTTCTTCATGGAGGGCTTTCTCAACGACGTGGCGGCGGCAGCCAAGCTTGACCCGTTGGCGATGCGGCGTGACTTGCTGAAGGCCCATCCGCGTGAGTTGAAGGTGTTGGACACGGCAGCGCAGGCGGCCGGTTGGGGGCAGCCGCTGGCACCGGCCGCCGACGGCGCGCCACGTGCACGCGGCATTGCCTTGCACCCGAGCTTCGGCTCCGTGGTCGCGCAGGTCGTGGAGGTGTCGATGAAGGACGGCAGACCGCGTGTGCATCGCGTCGTCTGCGCGGTGGATTGCGGCACGGTGGTCAATCCCGGCATCGTTGCGCAGCAGATGGAAAGCGCGGTCATTTTTGGCCTGACGGCAGCGCTGTATGGCCGGATCGATATCAAGAACGGGCAGGTCGTGCAGTCGAATTTTCCGGACTATCCGGCGCTCAAGATGGCCGAGACGCCTGTCATCGAAACGCACATCGTGCCGAGCACCGCGGAGCCCAGCGGGATGGGCGAGGTGGGTGTGCCGCCAATCGCTCCGGCCGTGGCCCATGCCGTGGCGCAGTTGACGGGCAAGCCGGTGAGGCAGTTGCCGATGGCGTGA
- a CDS encoding CocE/NonD family hydrolase, whose amino-acid sequence MQMGNPHVRRGRMLMSALLCAALSLSGCGGGDGSTVANSIAADSNTTQPVQPAAANWTTLGTRATPAQPGTSIKSNADAKWVDYNPPMLYAGVARQATQYITMPDGTKLAAYVTLPADASGNAAAGPFPTVLVQTSYNGGNAQYEASIGAALGAADPYIVQHGYATVVVDVRGTGQSQGTWDAFGADEQSDYGRVVDWVTLQSWSNGAIGLYGVSYLGITTVITAAQNHPAVKAAFPIVPIGDGYRDIVFTGGQTNLTFIPAWFGLVSVLSLTDPTLVTDPTIGLPAVLQHLVSAVTTFQLPTMLQALLGTTATAYDGAFWATRSPLENDGKIKVPTFVVGGLHDLFQRSEPLTYESIKTQAPAKLLIGPWTHLQAALGSGLPVDGVPPLNHIQLQWFDQYVKGMNVGADAQPNVTQYVSGLGHYATATDWPHPQVQAQQLFLRGDKSLSATAPAANEASNTVAQLPLNGACSISLSQWTAGLTGFLPLPCQTDDTIAEAADVKFETPPMPADVYLNGPIEADVWISTTALDAGVSVRIDDVDAAGNVTPLTDGLQTASLRAVDASRSRTMNGLLIQPWHPFTPSSVQALMPGQAVMVPVEVFPTSALIAKGHKLRVAVGASNLPQGVPPLPTLLNSLVGVLTIYSDAAHPSKVVLPVVPATAL is encoded by the coding sequence ATGCAAATGGGTAACCCACACGTGCGGCGCGGCCGCATGCTGATGTCGGCGCTGCTGTGCGCGGCGCTGTCACTGTCGGGCTGCGGCGGCGGTGACGGCTCGACCGTCGCCAACAGCATCGCCGCAGATTCAAACACCACGCAGCCGGTGCAGCCAGCCGCAGCCAACTGGACCACGCTGGGTACGCGTGCCACACCGGCGCAACCGGGAACATCCATCAAGAGCAACGCGGACGCGAAGTGGGTCGACTACAACCCGCCCATGCTTTACGCGGGCGTCGCGCGCCAAGCCACGCAGTACATCACCATGCCCGACGGAACGAAGCTCGCGGCCTATGTCACCTTGCCGGCCGACGCATCGGGCAACGCCGCCGCCGGCCCGTTCCCCACGGTGCTGGTGCAAACCTCGTACAACGGTGGCAACGCGCAATACGAAGCCTCGATTGGCGCTGCGCTCGGCGCGGCCGATCCGTACATCGTCCAGCACGGCTACGCGACGGTGGTGGTGGACGTACGCGGCACAGGCCAGTCGCAAGGTACATGGGACGCCTTTGGCGCCGATGAGCAAAGCGACTATGGCCGCGTGGTCGACTGGGTGACCCTGCAGTCGTGGAGCAACGGCGCCATCGGCCTTTACGGCGTGTCGTACCTCGGCATCACGACGGTCATCACGGCGGCGCAGAACCATCCTGCGGTCAAGGCGGCCTTCCCTATCGTGCCGATCGGTGATGGCTACCGCGACATCGTCTTCACGGGTGGGCAGACAAACCTGACCTTTATCCCGGCGTGGTTCGGTTTGGTATCAGTGCTTAGCCTGACCGATCCGACGCTGGTGACAGACCCCACGATCGGTTTGCCGGCCGTGCTGCAGCACTTGGTGTCTGCGGTCACGACGTTCCAGTTGCCGACCATGCTGCAGGCGCTGCTCGGCACGACGGCCACAGCCTATGACGGCGCATTCTGGGCGACGCGTTCGCCGCTGGAAAACGACGGCAAGATCAAGGTGCCGACCTTCGTGGTGGGCGGCCTGCACGATCTCTTTCAGCGCAGTGAACCGCTCACGTACGAGAGCATCAAGACGCAGGCACCGGCCAAGCTGCTGATCGGCCCGTGGACACATCTGCAGGCCGCGTTGGGCAGCGGGTTGCCAGTCGATGGCGTGCCGCCGCTGAACCACATTCAGCTGCAATGGTTCGACCAGTACGTCAAAGGCATGAACGTGGGCGCCGATGCGCAGCCCAACGTCACGCAATACGTGAGCGGCCTCGGCCACTACGCCACCGCTACAGACTGGCCGCATCCGCAGGTGCAGGCGCAGCAGCTCTTCCTGCGCGGCGACAAGAGCCTGTCGGCCACCGCGCCTGCGGCAAACGAAGCGTCCAACACGGTCGCACAGCTGCCGCTGAACGGCGCATGTTCGATCAGCCTGTCGCAATGGACGGCCGGTTTGACGGGTTTCCTCCCGCTGCCATGCCAGACCGACGACACCATCGCCGAAGCCGCCGATGTGAAGTTCGAGACGCCACCCATGCCGGCGGATGTCTACCTCAACGGGCCGATTGAGGCCGATGTTTGGATCTCGACCACCGCGCTGGATGCCGGCGTCTCGGTCCGCATTGACGACGTGGACGCGGCGGGGAACGTCACGCCACTCACCGATGGGCTTCAGACAGCCTCGCTTCGCGCGGTGGATGCCAGCCGTTCGCGCACGATGAATGGTTTGCTGATCCAGCCATGGCATCCGTTCACCCCAAGCTCCGTGCAGGCACTCATGCCGGGCCAGGCCGTCATGGTGCCGGTGGAGGTGTTCCCGACGAGTGCGCTCATCGCCAAGGGCCACAAGCTGCGGGTGGCCGTGGGCGCCAGCAACCTGCCGCAAGGCGTGCCGCCACTGCCCACGCTGCTCAACTCGCTCGTCGGGGTGCTGACGATCTACAGCGATGCGGCCCATCCCTCCAAGGTTGTGCTGCCCGTGGTGCCAGCCACGGCGCTGTAG